The following nucleotide sequence is from Atribacterota bacterium.
TTTAATTTTCAGGAATACTTTCTCCACTCAATGGATTCATACCTTGGGGCCCTAATTTTGTCAATTTTTTCAATTTAATTAATGGGTGCTAACCCGTTCTTTTTTAAAGGTGCAAATACTTTTACCGCAGCGCCGATTAAAACACTATCCTCTCTCAATTTTGAAAATTCTATCCTGGGAACAAATGGAACAATGTTCTGAAGTGCTGTTTTGATTTCTTCTAAAAAAATGGACGGTAAAATTGATATTCCGCCTCCGATAACAACTAACTCCGGATTTAGAACACATGAAATATTTCCAATTCCATAAGCTAAAAATTTCAATGTCTCTTTAATAATACCAGCTGCAACACTGTCACCCTCAGCAGCAAGTTTAAATATTTCCATTATCTTAACCTGCTTCCCTATCCTCTTTCGCGCCTTTTCAATAATAACCCTGGAACTGGCTAATTTTTCCAGGCAGCCAAAATCTTTGGAATTTTTAGGAGCATATTCAGGATCAACAAGAAGATAGCCTATCTCTCCCACGGCATTGTTAGCGCCTTGATGAAGCTTTCCGTTAATTATGATGCCAGCACCTATCCCGGTTCTTTCTCCAACAAATACAAAATTATCAAACTCCTGTGCAATTCCCTTCGCTTTTTCCCCTAATGCCATCAGATTAACATCGTTCTCAAGAATAATAGGTATATCAGGTTCGCTTAAACTTAGATCATTAATTGATATTTCCCAATTTAAATATGGAGCAGCGGTGATTTTCATTTCATTATAATCTATTATTCCCGGAACACCGATACAGATATTTAATATTTTTTTTAGTGGAATTTCTATCTCTTCTAAAAAATCATTTATGATAATGCTAAGGGTATTTTTAAGATTTTGGATAGTGAAAGGGTCTTTCTCGTGGTAGGATTTTTCTTTAACAATATCACAGGATAAATCCATCAAAGCTACTCTTATTCCATTTTCGCTTCCTAAATCTACAGCAATTATATATGCACTTTCAGAATTTATCTGTATTAAGATTGGTTTTTTACCACCGGAAGAATCACCTTTTCCAATTTCGCTGACAATACCCCTGTTAATTAAATCCCTGACAATGGCAGAAATAGTAGGTGGAGTTAAACCGATTATCTTTCCGATGGCTGCTCTGGAAATAGGACCGTTATTTTCAATAACCTTTAAAACTAAACCTTGATTAATGTTCTTTATATCCATTTAATCAATCCATTTCATTTTTTAAAGTAGAAAATATATTTCTGTAATGTTATTCAAAATTTTATTCG
It contains:
- a CDS encoding ROK family transcriptional regulator — encoded protein: MDIKNINQGLVLKVIENNGPISRAAIGKIIGLTPPTISAIVRDLINRGIVSEIGKGDSSGGKKPILIQINSESAYIIAVDLGSENGIRVALMDLSCDIVKEKSYHEKDPFTIQNLKNTLSIIINDFLEEIEIPLKKILNICIGVPGIIDYNEMKITAAPYLNWEISINDLSLSEPDIPIILENDVNLMALGEKAKGIAQEFDNFVFVGERTGIGAGIIINGKLHQGANNAVGEIGYLLVDPEYAPKNSKDFGCLEKLASSRVIIEKARKRIGKQVKIMEIFKLAAEGDSVAAGIIKETLKFLAYGIGNISCVLNPELVVIGGGISILPSIFLEEIKTALQNIVPFVPRIEFSKLREDSVLIGAAVKVFAPLKKNGLAPIN